In Negativicutes bacterium, the sequence AGAATAAATCGGCAGATAATCAAACAACAAAGCACGGCGCTGCAGTCAGAGGGGTATGCTGCTGCAGCGTTGATTCTTTGCGACTCTTTCGGGCTGCTGACAGATACGCTGACTTTTTTAGCTGAAAAAGGTCAGGCGAATGAAATTGCTCTGCGTCTGGCTAAGGAAGAGAAACTGGATAAGGAAATTGTTGGCAACGCTGTCACGCAATGGGAAAAATATAATGGTGACCTCACCAAAAGTCCGACCATGAGCGAAGTAATTCGAAAAATCGGCTTGTACGCGCCTGAATATCTACCCTCCAATCCACGCGTGCAAGAATTAATCGGGCAATTGAAGGAAGCCGCTTGTTTATATGAACAGGAAGGCGATGTCAAGCAAGCTGCACGCTGTTATGAGAGCAGCGGCCAGTATGCGGAGGCCTGCCGGATTTATACCGATATCCGGGATCGGGAAGGGATCTCCAGAACCGCGGAGGCCCTGGGTGATCTCAGGAAAGCGCTGGAATTTACCGGTCAAGCCGAGCGGAAGCTGAGTTTACTGCTGCGTCTGGAACAATTCGCATCGGCGCGCGCTTATGCAAGCGGCATGGAAAATCCGCAGGCGGCGTTCTCTCTGATCCGTGCCAAAGCGAAGTCACTTTTGTTGAGTAAAATGCAAGGTTTTCAATTTATCGAAGCGATGGATTTAGCGGGTTTTGCTGAGTGCGGCTCGCTGGAAAAAGATGAAATTTTGACGTCGGGGCGCCGGTATTACGACCAATTGCTGACTGCGGCGAAGAACGGCAACGAAATCAGGGAAATTTATCAAAAAAGAATCTTACTGGAAGAAAAGGCGGGGAAATATGCGGAAGCCGGCTGCCTGGCCGAAGAGGTTCTGCACGATCTGGAACTTGCCAGTTTGTACTATGAGAAAGCCAATCTTTTTCACCGTGCCATCGAAGCGACTGCCGCAGCCGGCGAAAAAAGAAATTCAGACTACAGCATGGAAATCAGATTGGCTGAACTGCACGAACGCGGCGGTAATCTGCTCAGCGCCGCTCAGCTTTATGCAAAAGCGGCGAGATTTGATCAAGCCTACCGTTTATATAATAAATTGGAGAATTATACCGAAGCAATACAATGCTACCGGAAGACTGCTTCGCCAGATTGGCATGTACTGGCTGATCTTTCTCTGAAAACGGGTGATTATGAGCAAGCCATCGAACGGTATCTTGCATCCACTGACTTTTCTGATCTCGAAAACGCGATGTCCATTGCTCAAAAATATCACCTGCCCGATCAAATTAAGCAAATAGAAGAGGCAATGGCAAAACAATTAAGAGGAACTGCAGTAGATTTGCAGAAATGGTTTGCCGCTGCCAAGGAAATCGTTGCCGCTTCTTACACACCTGTGCTCGGTATTGACTTCGGAACTTCCAATTCTACCGCTGCGATCTTCCAAAAAAAAATAAAAAAGCTGCAAGTAATCCCTGTGCCCGGCACGCCAGACCGTTCTTTTGAACCTTCCTTTTTTGGTGTGGATGAAAACAACAAACCCATCTTCGGCGAGAAAGCGCGCCTGCGTTCGTTGACCGCACCGGAGTGTGTTGCTGCCCGCATCAAAAGGTCGATCGGCGGAGGCGGTAGTTTTACTGTTGGCAAAAAGAAATATAAGAGCGAAGAAATTGCCGCGATGATCATTCAACGCCTGAAGCTGAATGCCGAACTTTATTTAAGAGGCCAAATAGAGTTGGAATTTCGGCAGGCATTGCAAAAAGAGAACCTTCGTTTCCCGGAAGAAAAAATTCTCGAGTTTTTGCAAGAGCAGGAGTTTATCACTCTCAGCAATGTGGTTCTGACTGTACCTGCTTTTTATAACAATAATCAAAAACGAGCGACGCGCGATGCGGCGGAAATTACCGGTTTGAAGGTATTGCGGTTACTGCATGAACCCACCGCTGCCGCGCTGGCATATGGTTATCAAAAAGCATATACTGGGACATTAGCCGTGATTGATCTGGGCGGTGGGACACTGGATATCTCGGTTCTGGAGGTCTGTGACGGTGTCTATGAAGTGATGAATATCTTTGGAGATACCAAATTGGGCGGGAGTGATATAGACGCCGCCCTGCTGCGTTTCGCTATTACCGATATCAGGGAAAAACTGCAGATCGAGCTATCCGCAGCCAATCAGCCAATTGAAATCAACCGCCTGCTGGATGGTTGTGAAAATCTGAAAATCAATCTTTCCACACTGGAAACATATACTTTGCAATTACCTTATTTTTTAAATCAACCCTCCTATGCACTGACTCTGACAAGAAAAGAATTGGAACAGATAGCAAGTCCGTTTCTGCTCCGTCTGAAAAAAACGATCGAACAAGCGGTAAAGGAGTATCGCACTGTCATTCGGCAATTTCTTTTGGTAGGCAATGCCAGTAAAATGCCGGCTGTGCTGCAAACCGTTAAAAGCGTGTTGCAAGCCGAGCAATTGGTGGGGATGGATCCCGGCACGGTTGTGGCGATGGGTGCAGCCCTAACAGGAGCGATTCTCTGGCAAGATGTAGAGGAAACCTTACTTTTGGATATGGTGCCCTATAGCCTGGGTATCTCGGTTTTGAAACAAGGGGACCAGACAGAGGAAGAGGAAATGAGCTGTCTGATTCAGCGCAATACCACAATTCCCGCAAAGCACCTGCAGGAATATACGACGGTCAGGGATAACCAAACAGAAGTCAATATCAAGATCTATCAGGGGGAGTCTGCGGAACCGGGGCAGAATTACTTCCTGGGTAATTTTAAACTTGACGGTATCCTGCCGGCTCCTGCCGGAACAGCAAAAATTCTAGTGGAATTTGACATTGGTTCGGATTGTATTTTAAAAGTATCTGCGGAAGATAAAAAAACACGCAAAAAACAATCGATCCGGCTGGATGGTGCGGTCACCTTGTCTCCGCTGGAAAAGGCAGCGCTTGAGAAGCACTTTGCCGAGAGCGAAGATCAGGCAGCCATTGAAACAAAGCTGGAACAAACCAGCAATGAATTTGAAAATTTGCTCGCTGTTTTCCGAAGAACAGCAGCGGCAGCGGAGCAGGACAGCAGGATTTTTGCCGGGCTGTTTCATGAGAAAATAGAAGTCAATGCGCGGCTGTATCGGGCAACGGCCAAGCAGGTAAGTCTAATCCAGGAAATCTTCACTGAGAGAGAGCAACTGCCCTATCTGCTGCAAAAGTATCAGGATGAAGCCGCCACAATTGAAAAAAACTTTCGGCAGCTGTCAGCCAAACATTCCGATTTCAGCGATCAGGAAATCTTGCCGCAGTTACGGGAACGTTTGACTATGCTGACCGGTTTTCGGCTGTCTATACAACAGACAACCGATGCGCTGGAAATGAAATTCTGCCGGGTCATGCGGCAATGGATTCAATTGCTGCAGGCGCTGGAGCCAGATTTAGACAAGATGAGTCCGGAAAAGATCGCAAATGCTTACCTTGTTGACGGACGCTGCAGGCAAGCAAAGGAGATTTTAGAATCCTTAGCTGCCAGTCCGGCCGGATTAACCGAAACTGCGTTCGAACTTCTTTTAAAATGCTGCTCCCGCCTCTATCAACGGGAAGAATATGTTCAGGTTCATCGCAAGTATGGACGCAGCTTTCAGAGAGTCTATCCGGATTTTAACCGGCTCGATGCTTTTTTAAAAAATGTGTCTGATTCGGTCTTTATGATCCAAACCGACTCTTTGCAAAAAACGCTCAGCGGCAGCGGTTTTAGTATCGCTCCTCATTTCATTGTGACAAACCGGCATGTGCTGGAAGGAACAAAGCGTCAGGATATCAGAATTTTTGCCAATAATAAAATGCTGACGGTCAGCGGGATCGAGTTGGATCCAAGCAATGATTTGGCAATCCTTGAAGTGGAAGAAAACCTGACTCCCTTCAGAATAGGAGAATTTCAGTTCGTCGAACCGGGTGAGCAAATTTTAGCGCTCGGTTTTCCGTCACCAACCTCCAATTCCATCAGCGAGAATATCTATATTTCCAGGGGCATTGTAAATTCCATTCGTCATACAGCAATCTCAGCGGAAAGAGTCATTTTCATCGATGCAAAAATCGGTAAAGGCATGAGCGGCGGACCATTGATCAATGATTTGGGAGAAGTCATTGGAATTATCACACTCATACAGTATAATTTGCAACAGCTGGACCAAGGACTCTTTACAGCTGAGCAGCAGCCAATCGCCCTACCAATTCATTTGATCAGGAATGATTTTTCAAAATATAAAGTGGCTGAGTGAAGGTCAAACTGAACCGTTTTCTCTCGAAAAGGCCGGCGAGTCTCCGGCGGTCAACCCAGACAGCCCAATCAGAAAATCAGGTTGAAGAGAAGCAAGCCAATTTATCGGGAAGACAAAAGCAAGGTTTTTTCGGAAAT encodes:
- a CDS encoding Hsp70 family protein: MFDFWKPENKYLEIEKKIKKASISSDPAAMVSIFSDGFFYFLRLKRYDLLSNFILAHLAEIQDKVSLSQRINRQIIKQQSTALQSEGYAAAALILCDSFGLLTDTLTFLAEKGQANEIALRLAKEEKLDKEIVGNAVTQWEKYNGDLTKSPTMSEVIRKIGLYAPEYLPSNPRVQELIGQLKEAACLYEQEGDVKQAARCYESSGQYAEACRIYTDIRDREGISRTAEALGDLRKALEFTGQAERKLSLLLRLEQFASARAYASGMENPQAAFSLIRAKAKSLLLSKMQGFQFIEAMDLAGFAECGSLEKDEILTSGRRYYDQLLTAAKNGNEIREIYQKRILLEEKAGKYAEAGCLAEEVLHDLELASLYYEKANLFHRAIEATAAAGEKRNSDYSMEIRLAELHERGGNLLSAAQLYAKAARFDQAYRLYNKLENYTEAIQCYRKTASPDWHVLADLSLKTGDYEQAIERYLASTDFSDLENAMSIAQKYHLPDQIKQIEEAMAKQLRGTAVDLQKWFAAAKEIVAASYTPVLGIDFGTSNSTAAIFQKKIKKLQVIPVPGTPDRSFEPSFFGVDENNKPIFGEKARLRSLTAPECVAARIKRSIGGGGSFTVGKKKYKSEEIAAMIIQRLKLNAELYLRGQIELEFRQALQKENLRFPEEKILEFLQEQEFITLSNVVLTVPAFYNNNQKRATRDAAEITGLKVLRLLHEPTAAALAYGYQKAYTGTLAVIDLGGGTLDISVLEVCDGVYEVMNIFGDTKLGGSDIDAALLRFAITDIREKLQIELSAANQPIEINRLLDGCENLKINLSTLETYTLQLPYFLNQPSYALTLTRKELEQIASPFLLRLKKTIEQAVKEYRTVIRQFLLVGNASKMPAVLQTVKSVLQAEQLVGMDPGTVVAMGAALTGAILWQDVEETLLLDMVPYSLGISVLKQGDQTEEEEMSCLIQRNTTIPAKHLQEYTTVRDNQTEVNIKIYQGESAEPGQNYFLGNFKLDGILPAPAGTAKILVEFDIGSDCILKVSAEDKKTRKKQSIRLDGAVTLSPLEKAALEKHFAESEDQAAIETKLEQTSNEFENLLAVFRRTAAAAEQDSRIFAGLFHEKIEVNARLYRATAKQVSLIQEIFTEREQLPYLLQKYQDEAATIEKNFRQLSAKHSDFSDQEILPQLRERLTMLTGFRLSIQQTTDALEMKFCRVMRQWIQLLQALEPDLDKMSPEKIANAYLVDGRCRQAKEILESLAASPAGLTETAFELLLKCCSRLYQREEYVQVHRKYGRSFQRVYPDFNRLDAFLKNVSDSVFMIQTDSLQKTLSGSGFSIAPHFIVTNRHVLEGTKRQDIRIFANNKMLTVSGIELDPSNDLAILEVEENLTPFRIGEFQFVEPGEQILALGFPSPTSNSISENIYISRGIVNSIRHTAISAERVIFIDAKIGKGMSGGPLINDLGEVIGIITLIQYNLQQLDQGLFTAEQQPIALPIHLIRNDFSKYKVAE